DNA sequence from the Corynebacterium freneyi genome:
TCGCTGTTGACCATTCCGGGCTGGGAGTTCTTCGTCGCCCCCGGCGACATCCCGGAGACGGTGGACACGTGGGTGTCGGTCGACTGCGCCAGCCCCGAACGCCTGGGTGTGCTGCGTGACCGGATGATGGAGTCGGAGCGGCTCATCGTCGTCGACCACCACGACACCAACTCGCTGTACGGCACGGTGAACATGGTCGACGACGAAGCCGAATCGTCGACGATGGTGCTGCTGGACTTCTTCGAGGTCTGGGGCATCAAACTCACCCGCGACATGGCGCATGCGTTGTACGCCGGTCTGCTCACCGACACCGTGTCCTTCCAGTTCGGCCGCTCCCGCATGCACACCGCGGCGGCGCGGCTGCTGAACAAGGGCCTGGACCCGCGAACCATCGGCGCGCAGCTGCTGGAGGGCCACCCCTTCGAGTACCTGCCGTTCCTCGGCCGAGTCATGGCCACCGCCGTCCGCGTGCCCGAATGGGCCGACGGCGCCGGCCTGGTGCACGTCACCATTTCCCACGAGGACATGGCCGACGTCGGCCACGATGAGGTCGAGGCCGTCGTCGACGTGGTCCGCACCACCAACGGCGGCGACGTCGCGGCCGTGTTCAAGGAGTACTCGCCGCGTTTTTGGTCGATGTCGCTGCGTTCGCGCGAACTCGTCGACGTCGCCGCAGTGGCCGCCTTCCTCGGCGGCGGCGGGCACCTTCGGGCGGCCGGGTACAACTTCAACGGCGACCGCGATGCCGTGCTCGGAGCGCTGCTCGGCGCGACCGACGTCGCGGCCGCCACGATCGAGCAGGCGACCGACGCCGACGGCAGCTGACGTGACCACGGAACTCGACCGGCCCGTCACCGCGGGCCGGATCCTCGGCCTGGCGCTGCCCGCCCTCGGAGTGTTGGCGGCGCCGCCGCTGTACCTGCTTCTGGACACCGCCGTCGTCGGTCGTCTCGGCGCCATCGAATTGGCGGCGCTGGCCGCCGGCGCGACGGTGTTTTCCATGCTCACCGCGCAGCTGACGTTCCTGGCCTACGGCACCACGGCCCGGGCCTCCCGAGCGTTCGGCCGCGGCGACGTGCGCGGCGCGGTCGCCGAGGGAGTGCAGGCGACGTGGGTGGCGGTGTTCGTCGGCGCGATTCTCCTTGCGCTGGTGGAGGTCTTCGCCGGCGGCATCACACGGCTGCTCACCCCGGACGCGGACGTTGCGACGGCCGCGGCCGGGTGGCTGCGCATCGCGGCATTCGGCATTCCCCTCACGCTCATCGCCCAGGCCGGCAACGGGTGGATGCGCGGAGTGCAGGACACGCGACGGCCGTTCCTCTACGTCGTCGGCGGCTTGGGTCCCGCAGCACTGTGCATCGTGCCGCTCGTCGGCTGGCTCGGACTCGACGGCTCGGCATGGGCGATGATCATGGGCGAGACGATCACCGCCTCGCTGTTCCTGCGAAAACTCGCCGTTTCCGCGTCGGCGCAGGATGTCGACAAGCGGCCCAGATGGACCCTGATCAAGCGCCAGCTGGTGCTCGGCCGGGACCTGATCCTGCGGTCCCTGGCTTTCCAGGTGGCGTTCCTGTCGGCCGCCGGCGTGGCCGGGCGGTTGGGCGCGTTCTCACTCGGCGGCCACCAGATCCTGCTGCAGTTGTGGAACCTGCTGTCGCTGGTGCTCGACTCGCTGGCCATTGCCGCGCAGACCCTCGTCGGGGCGGCGCTGGGCGTGGGGTCGGTGGCGGCGGCGCGGTTCACCGCCCGGCGGGTCATCGCGTGGTCGACCGTGTTCGCCGGCGTGCTGGCCGTGGCGTTCGCGGTGCTGCACGGGGTGCTGCCGGGGCTGTTCACCAGCTCCGACGGGGTCATCGCGGCGATCGCCGAAGGGCCCTGGTGGATTCTCGTGGCCATGATCCCGGTCGGCGGCGTCGTCTTCGCCATCGACGGGGTGCTCCTCGGAGCCGGCGACGCGGCGTTTTTGCGCAACGCCACCATCACCGCGGTGGTGTTGGGCTTCCTGCCGCCGGTGTGGCTGACCCTGTCCATGGGCTGGGGGCTCACCGGCGTGTGGTGGGGCCTGCTCACCTTCATGCTGCTGCGTCTCGTGTTCGTCGCCGTGCGCTACCGCGGCACGGGGTGGACGGTCGCAGCGGGGGAGTAGCCGCGAGTTCGCCTCCGGGGGAGACGTCGGTGATTTGTTGCACCAACATTGTTGACGTTGTGGAGGTTGTGACTAAAGTTGCCTACGGGTCATTCGTGAACCAGGCGGGTCGCCGTCGTCAAGCAAATGGCCTTGATTACCGCCATGGCGTTACGAATTCGTGACACACGGCGATACGGGAAGTAGGGTTCACGGCACACGAAGCGGAGGAGGCGCCCATGGCGGAGGACGATCATCCGTCGACCACCCTGTGGGCGGTCTCCGACCTGCACGTGGCCGTCAAGGCGAACAAGGCCGTCGTCGAGACGCTGCGCCCGCGCAACCCCGCGGATTGGCTCATCGTCGCCGGCGACGTCGCCGAACGGCCCGAACTGGTGCTCAAGACCCTCGGCGAATTGTCCCGCCGCTGGGCGCAGGTGATCTGGGTCCCCGGCAACCACGAACTGTTCTGCCGCGGCGCCGACGCCCACGTGGGCGAAGACCGCTACGCGCAGCTCGTCGACGGTTGCCGCCGCCTCGGCGTGCTCACGCCCGAGGACCCGTACCCCGAGTTCGGCGGCGTCACCATCTGCCCGCTGTTCACGCTGTACGACTACTCCTGGCGCCCGGCCGGCACGACCATCGCCGAAGCGCTAGAGATGGCGGGCGCCAGCCAGGTCATCATGACCGACGAGTTCGCCATCAAACCGTTCGTCGACCCGGTGCTGTGGTGCCGGCGCCGCCTGGCCTACACCGTGCGCAGGCTCGCCCGCGTCGACGGGCCGACGATCCTGGTCAACCACTGGCCGCTCGCCCGGGAACCGCTGTCCGCGGTGTTCTACCCGGAATTGTCCATGTGGGCCGGCACCCGGCACACGCAGGACTGGGGCACGCGGTACCAGGCCCGCCACGTCATCTACGGGCACCTGCACATCCCCGGCACCACCGTCGTCGACGGCGTGCCGCACACGGAAGTCTCCCTCGGTTACCCGAGGGAATGGCAGCCGCGGGAAGGCGACCGGACGTGGCCCTACCCGGTAATGGAGGTTCGATGACTGTGCTCACGAAGGCCATGCTCCCGGCGCACGCCTCGTTCCATCAGATGTGGACGACCGGCGACAGCCTGGAGAACTACCATGCGCTCGACCCGGCGGAACGCAATCTCGTCGCAGGCGCCGTCGACGCGCGCAAGGCCGAGTTCGGCGACGCCCGCTGGTGCGCCCACCGGGCCATCGAGGAGCTGACCGGCAAGCCGTCGGCCAAGCCGATCCTGCGCGGCGAACGGGGCATGCCGCTGTGGCCGAACCAGATCACCGGCTCCATGACGCACACCCGCGGGTTCCGCGCCGCCGTCGTCGCCCCGCGCCTGCTGGTGCGTTCCATCGGCGTCGACGCCGAGGCCGCCGAGCCGCTGCCCGACGGGGTGCTGGCCTCCATCGCCAGCGCCCGCGAGCTGGCCACCATCGGTTCCTCCGGCCTGGCCTGCGCGGATCGTCTGCTCTTTTGCGCCAAGGAGGCCACGTACAAGGCGTGGTACCCGTTGACGGGCCGCTGGCTCGGCTTCGAGGACGCCGACATCGACCTGCGCCCCGACGGCACCTTCGTCTCCTACATCTTGGTCCGGCCCACGCCCGTCCACTTCATCGAGGGTCACTGGACCGTGGACAACGGCTACGTCATCGCCACGGCCATCGTCCGGTAGGGCGGTCGGCTACTGACGGGCTGCCGACCAGCTACTACAGCGTCGAGGGCCGCACCACGAACACGGTCTTCGCGCGCTTTCCGGACTCGGTGATGAGGGCGACGACGCGCCCGTCGGGGGTGCGCGCCGCCTGCACGCCGTCCATCCCGATCGGTTCGAGCCACTTGCCCTGCGACAGCGCCACGCCTTCGTCGGCGGTGACGTCGCGGGCGGGGAAGCACGCCAGGCACGCCTCGTCGAGGCTCATCGTCGGCGTCGGATCCGCCTCCAGCTGCTCCAGGGTTTTCGCGCCCTCGATCCGGAACGGCCCCGCCGCCGTGCGCCGCAACGCCGTGAGATGCCCGCCGACGCCCAGGCCGGCCCCCAAATCCCGCGCCAGGGACCGGATGAAGGTTCCGGCCGAGCAGTCCACGCTGACGTCGAGATCGATCCATTCCGCGTGACGACGAATCCCGTGGACGTCGAAAAGCGACACGGTGACCGGACGCTCTGGCAGCACGACGTCCTCGCCGCGACGCATGCGCTCGTGGGCGCGGACCCCGTCGATTTTCACCGCCGACACCGACGCCGGACGCTGCATGATGTCGCCGGTGAGCTCCGCGACGCCGGCCATGATCGCCTCATCGGTCACCGCCGCGAGCTGCTCGGGCGTCGCTGTGGCCAGCACCTCGCCCTCGGCGTCGTCGGTGACGGTCGAAGCACCCAGGCGGATCGTCGCGTCATAGGACTTCGCGTCGGCGTGGACGTGCGGCAGAAACCGGGTGCCGCGATTGACGCCCAGCACCAGCACACCCGTCGCCATCGGATCCAACGTCCCCGAATGCCCCACCCGGCGCGTGCCGAACATGCGCCGCAGCTTTGCGACGACGTCGTGGCTGGTCATTCCGGCCGGCTTGTCCACCACGACGAGCCCCGAATCGGCGAGCGGATCGACCTTCGGATCACGCGTGTTCCCGGATGCGTTCATGAGGGGCATCCTATTCGGCGGAAGCCCCCGCCGGTGTCGTAGGGTTGGCGCGTGGACATCTGGCACGGGATTGACAACGTACCCGCCGACCTGGGCGACACCGTCGTGACCATCGGCGCCTTCGATGGCATCCATCGCGGCCACCGGCGGCTGATCGGCCGTGCGGTGGACAGGGCCCGCGAACTCGGCGTGCCCGCCGTGCTCGTCACCTTCGACCCGCACCCCATCGCCGTCTTCGCCCCCGACAAGGCGCCGGCGACGCTGGCGACCTGGCCGCGGCGCGCCGAACTCGCAGCGGAGATCGGCGTCGACGCGATGCTCGTGATGCGCTTCGACCGCGCCCTCGCCGCCGTCGAACCCGAGGACTTCGTCGCCGACATCCTCGCCGGAAAGCTGCACGCCAAGGCCGTCGTCGTCGGCGAGAACTTCACCTACGGCCACAAGGCCGCCGGCACCACCGACACGTTGCCCGGCCACGGCGCCGCGCACGGCATCGACGTCGAGATCGTCGAGTTGCTCGCCGACGGGGGCGACCGGGTGTCGTCGACCCGCGTGCGCGGACATCTCGCCGACGGCGACGTCGCCGCCGCGGCCGACTGCCTCGGCCACCCGCATCGCGTCACCGGCGAAGTCATCCACGGGCAGGGCAGGGGAGGAGCCCAGCTGGGCTTCCCGACCGCCAACATCGACGTCGCCCCGGGACTGGCCGTGCCCGCCGACGGCGTCTACGCCGCCTGGTTCACCGCATCCGAGGGCCCGGAACGCACCGACGTCGACTCCGACGGCGACATCGAACTCGGCCGCGCCTACCCGGCGGCGGTGTCCGTGGGCACGAACGTCACCTTCGGCGACACCGCCCGCACCGTCGAGGCGTTCATCCTCGACCGTTCCGCCGACCTGTACGGGCTCACCGGTTCCATCGACTTCGTCGGCCGCATCCGCGGGATGGAGAAGTTCGACGGCGTCGATCCGCTCATCGAACGGATGAACCTCGACGTCGTCGAAACGCGACGGATCCTCGGCGCGGACGGCGATTAGGTTTCCGAGCCGGACTGCTGGTACTCTCGCCCGTTGGCCGTGACTGTGGTCCACGAACAGTCGCCATGACGCCGGTGTCGCCGGGGCCGCGAAGTGGACTGAAACAACCATCGACGAGAAGGAGACGCCCCATGGCGCTTTCGACCCAGGAGAAGGCCGACGTCCTCAAGGAGTTCGGCCTGCACGAGACCGACACCGGTTCGCCGGAGGCCCAGGTCGCGCTGCTGACCGCCCGCATCCGCCAGCTCACCGAGCACCTGAAGTTCCACAAGCACGACCACCACTCGCGCCGCGGCCTGCTGCTGCTCGTGGGTCGTCGCAAGGGCCTGCTCAAGTACCTGGCCGACAACGACGTCCAGCGCTACCGTAACCTCATCGAGCGCCTCGGCCTCCGCCGCTAAGAGCTTTTCGTCGCCGGAATCCGGCGGCCGGACGAGCCCGCCGCGACCAGGATCACCCTGGTTGCGGCGGGCTTTCTCGCGTTCACCGTGGTAGAGTCGCCCCGATGCCCCGAGATGAACAGGATAGGGCGGCACCGACGATCGCCCCGGGGGCTCACCAAACGAAAGACGTGGTTTTCCCCGTATGACCGACAATCAGTACGACTACGACGACAACGGCTACGACGACATCGTGGAGACCGTCGCGGTCATCGACAACGGTGACTTCGGCACCCGCGAGATTCGCTTCGAGACCGGCCAGCTGGCCCGCCAGGCCGACGGCGCCGTCACCGCGTACCTCGACGACGACACGATGATGCTCGCCACGACGTGCGCGTCGAACAACCCCCGCGAGGGCTTCGACTTCTTCCCGCTGACGGTGGACGTCGAGGAGCGCATGTACGCCGCGGGCCGCATCCCCGGTTCCTTCTTCCGCCGCGAGGGACGCCCGGGCCAGGACGCGATCCTCGCGTGCCGCCTGATCGACCGCCCGCTGCGCCCGACCTTCGTCAAGGGCCTGCGCAACGAGGTCCAGATCATCATCACCGTGCTGTCCCTCGACCCGAAGGACATGTACGACGTGGTGGCCATCAACGCCGCCTCCGCCGCCACCCAGCTGTCCGGCCTGCCGGTGTCCGGCCCGGTCGGCGCCGTTCGCATGGCGCTCGTCGCCGACGACGCGCACCCGAAGGGCACCTGGGTCGCGTTCCCGACCATCGAACAGCACGAGCAGGCCCTGTTCGAGATCGTCGTCGCCGGTCGCCTGGCCGACGACAACGCCGCCAAGGGCCGCGGCAAGTCCCGCAAGGCCAAGGCCTCCGCCGACAACGTGGCCATCATGATGGTCGAGGCCGGCGCCACCGAGCACGTCGCCGACCTCATCGCCCAGGGCCGTCCGGCGCCGACGGAGTCCGTCGTCGCCCAGGGCCTGGAGGCCGCCAAGCCGTTCATCGCCGAGCTGTGCCGCGCGCAGCAGGCGCTGGCCGACGAGGCCGCCCAGGACGTCCGCGAATTCCCGCTGTTCCCGGCCTACAACGACGACGTCTACGCCGCCGTCGAGGCCGAGGCCGCCGCCAAGCTGCCGAAGCTGTTGAAGAACCCGTCGAAGCAGGACCGCGACGAGGCCACCAACGTCTTCATGGACGAGGTCATCGAGACCCTCGAGCCGCAGTTCCCGGAGCGCGGCAAGGAAATCGCCGCCGCGTACAACGGTCTGATGAAGTCGATCGTGCGCGACATGATCCTCACCGACGGTTTCCGCATCGACGGCCGCGCCACCGACGCGATCCGCGACCTGGGCGTCGAGGTCGAGCTGATTCCGCGCGCCCACGGCTCCGCCCTGTTCGAGCGCGGCGAGACCCAGATCCTGGGCGTGACCACGCTGGACATGCTGAAGATGGAGCAGCAGATCGATTCGCTGGGCCCGGTGTCCGCGAAGCGCTACTTCCACCACTATAACTTCCCGCCGTACTCCACCGGCGAGACCGGCCGCGTCGGTTCCCCGAAGCGCCGCGAAATCGGCCACGGTGCGCTCGCCGAGCGGGCCATCGTG
Encoded proteins:
- a CDS encoding DHH family phosphoesterase, which produces MGPGEQAAHQLSQSISRRMSGPIQDSMDMLADAEFVAVVCHIHPDADAIGAAAAMVMALRQRGIRAVASYGNDEAPAKSLLTIPGWEFFVAPGDIPETVDTWVSVDCASPERLGVLRDRMMESERLIVVDHHDTNSLYGTVNMVDDEAESSTMVLLDFFEVWGIKLTRDMAHALYAGLLTDTVSFQFGRSRMHTAAARLLNKGLDPRTIGAQLLEGHPFEYLPFLGRVMATAVRVPEWADGAGLVHVTISHEDMADVGHDEVEAVVDVVRTTNGGDVAAVFKEYSPRFWSMSLRSRELVDVAAVAAFLGGGGHLRAAGYNFNGDRDAVLGALLGATDVAAATIEQATDADGS
- a CDS encoding MATE family efflux transporter; its protein translation is MTTELDRPVTAGRILGLALPALGVLAAPPLYLLLDTAVVGRLGAIELAALAAGATVFSMLTAQLTFLAYGTTARASRAFGRGDVRGAVAEGVQATWVAVFVGAILLALVEVFAGGITRLLTPDADVATAAAGWLRIAAFGIPLTLIAQAGNGWMRGVQDTRRPFLYVVGGLGPAALCIVPLVGWLGLDGSAWAMIMGETITASLFLRKLAVSASAQDVDKRPRWTLIKRQLVLGRDLILRSLAFQVAFLSAAGVAGRLGAFSLGGHQILLQLWNLLSLVLDSLAIAAQTLVGAALGVGSVAAARFTARRVIAWSTVFAGVLAVAFAVLHGVLPGLFTSSDGVIAAIAEGPWWILVAMIPVGGVVFAIDGVLLGAGDAAFLRNATITAVVLGFLPPVWLTLSMGWGLTGVWWGLLTFMLLRLVFVAVRYRGTGWTVAAGE
- a CDS encoding metallophosphoesterase family protein — translated: MAEDDHPSTTLWAVSDLHVAVKANKAVVETLRPRNPADWLIVAGDVAERPELVLKTLGELSRRWAQVIWVPGNHELFCRGADAHVGEDRYAQLVDGCRRLGVLTPEDPYPEFGGVTICPLFTLYDYSWRPAGTTIAEALEMAGASQVIMTDEFAIKPFVDPVLWCRRRLAYTVRRLARVDGPTILVNHWPLAREPLSAVFYPELSMWAGTRHTQDWGTRYQARHVIYGHLHIPGTTVVDGVPHTEVSLGYPREWQPREGDRTWPYPVMEVR
- a CDS encoding 4'-phosphopantetheinyl transferase family protein, translating into MTVLTKAMLPAHASFHQMWTTGDSLENYHALDPAERNLVAGAVDARKAEFGDARWCAHRAIEELTGKPSAKPILRGERGMPLWPNQITGSMTHTRGFRAAVVAPRLLVRSIGVDAEAAEPLPDGVLASIASARELATIGSSGLACADRLLFCAKEATYKAWYPLTGRWLGFEDADIDLRPDGTFVSYILVRPTPVHFIEGHWTVDNGYVIATAIVR
- the truB gene encoding tRNA pseudouridine(55) synthase TruB — translated: MNASGNTRDPKVDPLADSGLVVVDKPAGMTSHDVVAKLRRMFGTRRVGHSGTLDPMATGVLVLGVNRGTRFLPHVHADAKSYDATIRLGASTVTDDAEGEVLATATPEQLAAVTDEAIMAGVAELTGDIMQRPASVSAVKIDGVRAHERMRRGEDVVLPERPVTVSLFDVHGIRRHAEWIDLDVSVDCSAGTFIRSLARDLGAGLGVGGHLTALRRTAAGPFRIEGAKTLEQLEADPTPTMSLDEACLACFPARDVTADEGVALSQGKWLEPIGMDGVQAARTPDGRVVALITESGKRAKTVFVVRPSTL
- a CDS encoding bifunctional riboflavin kinase/FAD synthetase, with protein sequence MDIWHGIDNVPADLGDTVVTIGAFDGIHRGHRRLIGRAVDRARELGVPAVLVTFDPHPIAVFAPDKAPATLATWPRRAELAAEIGVDAMLVMRFDRALAAVEPEDFVADILAGKLHAKAVVVGENFTYGHKAAGTTDTLPGHGAAHGIDVEIVELLADGGDRVSSTRVRGHLADGDVAAAADCLGHPHRVTGEVIHGQGRGGAQLGFPTANIDVAPGLAVPADGVYAAWFTASEGPERTDVDSDGDIELGRAYPAAVSVGTNVTFGDTARTVEAFILDRSADLYGLTGSIDFVGRIRGMEKFDGVDPLIERMNLDVVETRRILGADGD
- the rpsO gene encoding 30S ribosomal protein S15, coding for MALSTQEKADVLKEFGLHETDTGSPEAQVALLTARIRQLTEHLKFHKHDHHSRRGLLLLVGRRKGLLKYLADNDVQRYRNLIERLGLRR
- a CDS encoding polyribonucleotide nucleotidyltransferase, whose product is MTDNQYDYDDNGYDDIVETVAVIDNGDFGTREIRFETGQLARQADGAVTAYLDDDTMMLATTCASNNPREGFDFFPLTVDVEERMYAAGRIPGSFFRREGRPGQDAILACRLIDRPLRPTFVKGLRNEVQIIITVLSLDPKDMYDVVAINAASAATQLSGLPVSGPVGAVRMALVADDAHPKGTWVAFPTIEQHEQALFEIVVAGRLADDNAAKGRGKSRKAKASADNVAIMMVEAGATEHVADLIAQGRPAPTESVVAQGLEAAKPFIAELCRAQQALADEAAQDVREFPLFPAYNDDVYAAVEAEAAAKLPKLLKNPSKQDRDEATNVFMDEVIETLEPQFPERGKEIAAAYNGLMKSIVRDMILTDGFRIDGRATDAIRDLGVEVELIPRAHGSALFERGETQILGVTTLDMLKMEQQIDSLGPVSAKRYFHHYNFPPYSTGETGRVGSPKRREIGHGALAERAIVPVLPSREEFPYTIRQVSEALGSNGSTSMGSVCASTLSLYNAGVPLRAPVAGIAMGLVSGEVDGETRYVALTDILGAEDAFGDMDFKVAGTSGFITALQLDTKLDGIPSKVLADALEQARDARLTILEVMAEAIDEPDEMSPYAPKITTITVPQSKIGEVIGPKGKVINGITEETGANISIEDDGTIFVSATSGEAADAAIEKINAIANPQLPKVGERYLGTVVKTTAFGAFVSLVPGRDGLVHISKLGDGKRIDKVEDVVNVGDKLQVEIADIDNRGKISLVPVQE